One region of Trinickia violacea genomic DNA includes:
- a CDS encoding inositol monophosphatase family protein, whose product MHPMLNIAVKAARRAGQIINRASLDLDLVQVSKKQHNDFVTEVDKASEAAIIETLKTAYPDHAILAEESGRSENESEYEWIIDPLDGTTNFIHGFQYYCVSIALAHKGIVTQAVVYDPTRNDLFTASRGRGAYLNDRRIRVGRRDRLADSLIGTGFPFREKDGLEAYCRLFAEMTHACTGLRRPGAAALDLANVAAGRMDGFFEQGISAWDMAAGSLLITEAGGLVGNYTGDSDFLHLGEIVAANPKVYAQMVPILSPYSRTRQAA is encoded by the coding sequence ATGCATCCCATGCTCAACATTGCCGTCAAGGCCGCCCGCCGCGCTGGACAGATCATCAACCGCGCGTCGCTCGATCTCGACTTGGTGCAAGTCAGCAAGAAACAGCACAACGATTTCGTCACGGAGGTCGACAAGGCATCGGAAGCGGCGATCATCGAGACGCTGAAGACCGCCTACCCCGACCACGCCATCCTCGCCGAAGAATCCGGCCGCTCGGAGAACGAATCCGAGTACGAGTGGATCATCGACCCGCTCGACGGCACGACCAACTTCATTCACGGCTTCCAGTACTACTGCGTGTCGATCGCGCTCGCGCACAAGGGTATCGTCACGCAAGCCGTCGTCTATGACCCGACTCGCAACGATCTCTTCACGGCATCGCGCGGCCGCGGCGCCTACCTGAACGATCGACGCATCCGCGTCGGGCGGCGCGACCGCCTTGCCGACTCGCTGATCGGCACGGGTTTCCCGTTCCGTGAAAAGGACGGCCTCGAAGCGTATTGCCGCCTGTTCGCCGAAATGACCCACGCCTGCACGGGCCTGCGCCGTCCGGGCGCCGCGGCGCTCGATCTCGCCAACGTCGCCGCCGGCCGCATGGACGGCTTCTTCGAGCAAGGCATCAGCGCTTGGGACATGGCGGCCGGCAGCCTGCTGATCACGGAAGCCGGCGGCCTCGTCGGCAACTACACGGGCGACTCCGACTTCCTGCATCTCGGTGAAATCGTCGCCGCGAACCCGAAGGTGTATGCGCAAATGGT
- a CDS encoding RNA methyltransferase: MNHPNTPHHEPGRASSAAADCAGAPRGGFTSTRFVLVEPSHPGNVGAAARALKTMGFSRLVLVAPRVAHVQSDPEAIAMASGADDVLASAHVVPTLADALTGVHWSIALTARLREYGPPQLAPRVAAKEACRHAASGDIALVFGNERTGLANEDVERCSALAHIPANPAYSSLNLAQAVQVLCYELRMAYLGESSGDTSASSPALADVGGPRAPSDEIERMFVHLENALIALEFLDPANPKKLMSRLRRLFARSGLEREEVNIVRGIAKHILLKTHDPEK, from the coding sequence TTGAATCATCCAAACACACCGCATCACGAGCCGGGCCGCGCGTCGTCCGCGGCAGCCGATTGCGCCGGCGCGCCGCGCGGCGGCTTTACGTCGACGCGCTTCGTGCTCGTCGAGCCGAGCCATCCCGGCAACGTCGGCGCCGCGGCGCGCGCGCTCAAGACGATGGGCTTTTCGCGCCTGGTGCTCGTCGCGCCGCGCGTGGCGCACGTGCAGAGCGATCCAGAAGCGATCGCGATGGCAAGCGGCGCCGACGATGTGCTCGCGTCGGCCCATGTCGTGCCCACCCTCGCCGATGCGCTGACGGGCGTGCATTGGTCGATCGCGCTCACCGCGCGGCTGCGCGAGTACGGGCCACCGCAACTCGCGCCGCGCGTGGCCGCGAAGGAGGCGTGCCGGCACGCCGCGAGCGGCGACATCGCGCTCGTGTTCGGCAATGAGCGCACGGGTCTTGCGAATGAAGACGTCGAGCGTTGCAGCGCGCTTGCGCATATTCCGGCCAATCCCGCCTATAGCTCGCTCAATCTCGCGCAGGCCGTTCAGGTCTTGTGTTACGAGCTGCGCATGGCGTATCTGGGCGAATCGAGCGGCGACACTTCAGCCTCGTCCCCGGCCTTGGCAGACGTTGGCGGGCCGCGCGCTCCGAGCGACGAGATCGAGCGTATGTTCGTCCATTTGGAGAACGCGCTGATCGCACTGGAGTTTCTCGACCCCGCGAATCCGAAGAAGCTGATGTCGAGACTGCGGCGGCTTTTCGCGCGCTCGGGGCTCGAGCGCGAGGAAGTGAATATCGTGCGCGGCATTGCCAAGCACATTTTGCTCAAGACGCACGACCCGGAAAAATGA